In Zingiber officinale cultivar Zhangliang chromosome 3B, Zo_v1.1, whole genome shotgun sequence, a single window of DNA contains:
- the LOC122054870 gene encoding uncharacterized protein LOC122054870, producing the protein MSSSLLLLLSLFFPSSLSAAVTAQSSALPSNSSTVYDILQEYNLPPGILPDTVKSFSVASNGYFIIDLYGECNVDFEYVVYYAPRVFGFLGYDSISNLEGVQIRSYRIWYGVSYIKVDLPFSDFVYIQFG; encoded by the coding sequence atgtcctcctccctcctcctcctcctttctctcttcttcccttcctcccTCTCTGCGGCGGTGACTGCCCAATCGTCGGCCTTGCCGTCCAACAGCTCCACTGTCTACGACATCCTCCAGGAGTACAACCTCCCTCCCGGCATCCTCCCCGACACCGTCAAGTCTTTCTCCGTCGCTTCCAACGGCTACTTCATCATCGATCTCTATGGAGAGTGCAACGTCGACTTTGAGTACGTCGTCTACTATGCCCCGCGCGTGTTTGGCTTCCTCGGCTACGACTCCATCTCCAACCTCGAGGGTGTCCAGATCCGGAGCTATCGCATCTGGTACGGCGTCAGCTACATCAAGGTCGACCTCCCCTTCTCCGATTTCGTCTACATCCAGTTCGGCTAG